One Ornithinicoccus hortensis genomic window, GGTCCCACCGCTCTACCCGGACGCTGCCCGCGCGCACTGGACCGCGCAGTACCCCGGCCTGGAGATGATCGAGGTCTCCGACGTCAACCACTACACGATCGTGATGGGTGAGACGGGGATGCGGGCGATCGCGCCGGTGGTCACGCGGGCCCTGGGGTCCTGACCCGCTGATGGCGCACCCGGCGCGCTACCCGGCCAGCCCGTCCTCGTCGTCCCCACCCGCATCTGCCCAGAGCGCCGCCATCACGTCGTCCTCCAGGTCGTAGGGGTCGGCGGCCCCGGCCTCCTCGTCCCGGTACTCCTCGACCAGCCGCTGCCAGGCCTCCACGGCCGCCCGGAGGTCTGCCTCCGGTGTGTCGGCGGGCCCGTCGCGGGCCGCCGCCCAGTCGGTCGGCAGGTCGGTCATCGAGTCCAGGCAGGGCGGAGCCGCGGAGCGATAGAGGTGTCCCGTCGGGGTGGTCGTCTCGACGACATCGCGCCCGTCCGGCTGGCGCACCACCTGACTGGACCAGCCGAGGGTCTCCTTGATGTAGTTGCACGCCTCGCAGAGGCCCTGGCCGTTGCGCGTCGTGGTCCGCCCGGCACCCGAGACGGGCACCACGTGATCGGCATGCCGGACGGGTGCCCCGCACCACGGCGTCCGGCAGACCTGGTCGCGGGCGACGACGAGGCGGCGCAGGCGACCGTCGAAGGCCCTCCTGCCCGAGTCCAGGTCGCGGACCGAGGCATCCTCCGGCGCCAGGAACACCCGGCGGATCCACGCGCGCGCCACCTCGCGGAGCGGGTCGTCCGGGACCTCCGGACGGGTCGTGCCCCTGCGTGCGAGGTCCCGGGCAAGCTCGGCCGGGATGGGACCGAAGCCGGGGATGCGCCCGGACGTCTCGGCGCCGGCGAACAGCGACCGGTCGGTCATCACGACCTGCACCTCGACGTCCACGCCCGTGGCTGGGGACCGTCCCGTGACGCGCTCCACGAAGGTGTCGGCCGCGATCTGCCCGCGGGTCCGTTCGTCGCCGGACCGGCGCAACGCGTCCGCCTGCTGGGTGAGCGCCGCGTAGCAGGCGACGCCCTCCTCGACCGGGAGCAGTGCCGTGACGTAGGACATGACGTCGGGGGCGGGCCGGATGGTGACCCTCCGATCGGTAGCGGCCTTGCGGGCACGGGCCACGAAGGCCTCCGGGTCGAGCTCGTAGGCCAGGGCCCGGGCGGTCGCCTCCAGCTTCGTCTCGGACACCGTCACCAGGGAGTCCGCCAGCCGGGCATCCACCGCGGCCCGGTCCGCGGGACTGAGCCCGGCCGTGGCCCGCACCACCAGACCGGCAGCGAACTCGGTGATCCGGCCGTCCAGGAGGGCCCGGTGCGTCGTGGGCATGTCGGCGATCAGGGCCTGCGCGAGCCTCAGGTGGCCCCGCCCCCGCGCCGGGGACTCCCGGCGCGCGAGGGCGACCTCCGCACCGATGCTGCGCTGGGCATCGCGGGTAGACACGCCCCGGTGCCGCATGTCGTCCCGGCGACTCGTGGCGTAGTCCACGGCGAGCCTGGCTTGGGCGCCGGCACAGGCGCCCTTCAACCGCTCGAGGACCTCGATCTGGTCGATCCGCCCCATGTCGTCGAGGTCCGGCGCGGGGTGGGCGAGACGGCGCAGCAGGGCCTCCAGCTCACCGACCGCCACCGGCCGGTCGCTGGGTGTTGTCGTCGTCGACCCCTCCATGCGACAACTGTACGAGTGGCCACCGACAGAGCGGCTGACCTGCGCTTCGGCGCCCGGACGGAGAACGGGGAGAATGGTCGCTATGCCACGCGCCGATCCCCGGGAGAAGGTGTTCTTCGCCTTCGGCATCGCCGGCCGGACGGAGCTCCCGGCGGCTGCCCTGGTCGCCATCCTGGGTGACCTCGGGTTGACCGCTCCCGGGGCCCGGAGCCTGCTCGCGCGGATGGAGCGCACCGGCGCGGTCGAGGGGATCAGGGCCGGGCGCCGGGTGACCTACCGGCCGGCCGGGCCGAGCAGGAGTGGCTTCGAGCGGGTCAGGGCCAAGGGGGAGTCGCCGGGCGCGGACTGGGACGGCAGCTACGAGGCGGTGTTCTTCTCCGTCCCCGAGACGGAGCGTGCCTATCGCGACGACCTGAGACGCAAGGCGCGCAACCTGGGGTTCGGTGCGCTGCGCCCCGGCGTGCTGATCCATGCCGACCACGGTCGCGGAGACGTCCTGACCCGCCAGGTGGGTCCACCGCCCGCGGGTGGTCGGGTGTTCGCCGGGCGCTTGGTGATGGATCTCCCCGACGCGCGGACCGCCGCGCAAGAGGCGTGGTCCCTCGACGGCCTGGCTGCGCGGTACCGGACCTTTGCCAGCGCCTGCCTGGCGGCCGTGGCGGGTGCCTCCCGCGTCCGGGTCGAGGACGCCGTGGCGGAGTATGCCCGGGTCTCCCTCGCCGCCCACGCGGTGCTGCTGGAGGGTCCGGAACTGCCCGCCGAACTGCTGCCGACGGACTGGCCCCACGCCGAACTGGCGGCGGCGCTGCGGACCCTGCACTCGGCATACGAGCCGGCGCTCTCGGCGCGGCTGGCGATGCTCCTGACGTAGGCCGTCCGGGGGCTATGCGGCGCTGTGACGGCCGCCGATCACTCCCGCGACCAGCGCCGTGACCACCGCACCACCGATGAGGAAGCCGAAACCGCCGCCGACGATGGCGGCGTCGCTGAACCCGTCCAGCAGGACCGTGATGACCATCCAGATGAAGCCCGCAATGAGTCCGGCGAGCAGCGCACTGCTGAACCTGGCGCCAGGACCCGCCCCTTGAGTCGTTGTCATGGCTCACGATCGTATGCCAAGTCAGCGCATCGCGCAGGAGGTCACCCTCCCGTGCCCAAACCCCGGACCGTCCGGCGCCGCCGCGACGGTAGACTCCTGTCCCCGTGGCCCTCACCATCGGAATCGTCGGACTGCCCAACGTCGGCAAGTCCACGCTCTTCAACGCGCTGACCAAGAACACCGTGCTCGCGGCGAACTACCCGTTCGCCACCATCGAGCCCAATATCGGGGTCGTGCCGCTCGCCGACCCACGCCTGGCCCGACTCGCCGAGATCTTCGGCAGCGCCCGGATCCTGCCGGCGCCGGTCAGCTTCGTCGACATCGCCGGCATCGTGCGCGGCGCCTCGGAGGGGGAGGGGTTGGGCAACAAGTTCCTGGCCAACATCCGTGAGGCCGACGCGATCTGCCAGGTGGTGCGCGCCTTCGTCGACGACGACGTGGTGCACGTCGACGGCAAGGTCTCGCCCAAGGACGACATCGAGACGATCAACACCGAACTGATCCTGGCCGACCTGCAGACCCTGGAGACCGCCATCCCGCGGCTGGAGAAGGAGGTCAAGGGCAAGAAGACCGACAAGGAGGTCCTCGACACCGCGCTCGCCGCACAGCGGGTGCTCGAGGAGGGGACCACCCTGTTCGTCGGTGGCGAGGCGGCCGGCGTGGACGCGAAGCTGGCCAAGGGGCTGGGCCTGCTCACCACCAAGCCGTTCCTCTACGTCTTCAACCTCGACGAGGACGGCCTCACCGACGCCAGTCTGCACGACGAACTCGCAGCCCTGGTCGCCCCGGCCGAGGCCATCTACCTCAACGCCAAGCTGGAGGCCGACCTGGCCGAGCTCGACCCGGAGGACGCCGCCGAGCTGCTCGAGTCCGTCGGCGTCACCGAGCCCGGGCTGGAACAGCTCGCGCGGGTGGGTTTCCAGAACCTCGGGCTGCAGACGTACCTGACCGCCGGCCCCAAGGAGACCAGGGCCTGGACGATCACCAAGGGGTGGACCGCGCCGCAGGCCGCCGGGGTCATCCACACCGACTTCCAGCGCGGCTTCATCAAGGCGGAGGTCGTCTCCTTCGACGACCTCGATGCGGCCGGGTCGATGGCCGAGGCCCGTGCCGCCGGCAAGGTGCGCATGGAGGGCAAGGACTACGTCATGGCCGACGGTGACGTGGTGGAGTTCCGATTTAACGTCTAGGTGCCGCCGCGCGCGCGGCTCAGTTATCAACACTGCCGCAGCCGGGGCTCCGTTCATGCATCGAGGGGATCGAGCGCGAGACCGACGGTATCCAGAATCTCCGCATCCGGACGCTCAACGGTGGGCTGTCACTGGGCCGCGCCCTCCGCCCACCGCGTGATGATGGTGCGGGCCTCCTCGACGGTGATCGCACCTGCCAGCACGTCGATCGTGAGACCGTCGGCGAGGGCAAGCACCGTTGTCGCACGCGCGTTGACGTTCTCTGCATCGGTGTCACATTCGGTGATCAAGGTTGCGACCTCGGCGCGTAGGCGTACCCAAAGATCGCGGTAGACCTCACCGATCTCCGGGTCTGTCAGGGCACGTGCCGAGAAGGCGACCCACACACGCGCAGTAGGGTCGTCGATCCCTGACGGGATGAGCAGCTTGAGCAATGTCACAAGGCGACCCCTGGCGTCCTGCGCGGACGTGGCCTGACCATACCGTTCGGCCGATCGCGCGATTACAGTGCGCAGCGCCGCTCTCAGCATGGCTGCTTTCGTCGGGAAGTGGTGCTGTACGGCCCCGATCGAGACACCGGCCCGACTCGCCACCGACCGAACACTGAGGGTCTCGAGCCCGGACTTTGAGATCAGGTCGATGACGTGCTCGGTGAGTGCGTCAGCGGCGGTTGACATGAGCACGATCGTAGAACTGTTTGGCCTTGATAGCGGCGTTTGCCACAGCGGCCGCGGGTTCCCGCCGTCCATCCGCGGTTGGCCGACCGCTGACTACCGCGAGACACAGCAGAAGGACGCCGAGGCCGAGCAGAGCGAACTGCGCCGTCTCGACGAGCAGCCCCAAGATCTCGGACAGATCCTCGTTGTTCGTCCCCAAGCCCACGTGTACGAAAGTCAGCGCAGATCCGACCGCCACCAGTGCGAGCCCCGTCGAGAGCCATGCGACGGGGGTCCGTCCGCCCTGGCGGCCCGCGAATGCGCCGATCACGACCAAGATCACGCTCACGGCGAGCAGAGCTACCCGCAGCAGCGCCCACGCTCGCATAGTGCCAAGGAACGCCTCGCCTGAGGCTCCTCCGCCGCTGAAGAGGGACAGGCGCGGCCCGAGGAATCCGACGATCGACGCTGCTAGCGCCACGACGGCACCTGCTATTCCCCACGTCACGCCCGTCCGGGCCCTTTGCCGGTACATGATCATCAACACGATGCCGCCGATCGGTGCCAGCACCCCCACTGCTTCTAAGGCCCGGAACACAGACCACTCCTTCCTTCAGACCCATACGTGCGTATGGTTGAACCACATTACCATACGCCCGTATGGATCGCTTTTGGGGTTGGTGGCGTGTAGGCTTGAGGGTGGCGACAGGCGGCTCGCCGGCAGGGCTGATTTCGAAGGGCAGCGCCGACAGAAGGGTGTTCAGAGTGCGCCTGGCTGTGGTCCGCAGGCGCGAAGCGACGTAACCCGGGGTATCCTGCGCCGCGAGACTGCCCTATGTGTGGAGACGCGGTGGAGTTCCGCTTCAACGTTTAGTCACGCGGCGCGAACATCTCCCGCTATTCAGTGGACGAGCCCGGTGAGACGCTCGCTGATGCGGCGCAGCTGCGCGCGTGCATCGGTGTCGTACGCCTGCGGATGCATCCGGCTTCTGCGCGTGCCGTCGAAGTAGTGCCCAGTCGTGTCCGCCAGCGAGGGGTCGGTCGCCAGTCGGAACACGGCCTGCGCTCCTTGGTCGGCCGAGCCGGATGGGGCGATGCCTGCGGCTCGGACCATCGTCGTATCGAGGTGCGTTCCGGGATGCAGGCAGTTCGCGGTCAAGACACTGGTTGCATGCTCCTGGGCGAGATCGAACGTGAGCATGCCGAGTGCGACTTTGCTCTGACCGTAGGCACGAGTGCCGCTATAGCCGCTATTCAGCATGAGGTCATCGAAGCTGATGCTGCTCTGGCCGGCCGAGACGACGTTGACGATGCGGGACGGCCGCGCAGCGCTGAGCGTCGGCAGTAGGAGCCGCGTCATGAGGAACGGTGCGAGGTAGTTCACCGCGAGGTGTCGCTCGAAGCCCTCTGGGGTCTGTTCGCGAGGTCCACCGGGGACCGAGATGCCGGCGTTGTTGACAAGGATGTCCAGCTGGTCGCAGGTGTCGAGGACGGTGTGGGCCAGCACTCGTACGTCGTCGAGCGAAGCGAGGTCGGCGGGTAGAAAGTGTGCCGAAGCGCCCGCCGATTCAGCCTCGGCGACCGCGTCAGCTCCTCGACGAGCATCACGGCCGTGGAGGAGCAGGTGGTTCCCGGGGCGCGCGAACCGCGTGGCGAGTCGACGTCCGATGCCGTCTGTTGCTCCAGTGATCAGGACGGTGAGGTCGGGCATGGTGCTCCTAACTCGAAACGGAGGGATACTACGGATTGTGATCCGTAGTGACTCTACGCTTACGCTGGGTCGATGGGAAGCGTTGTGCCATGAGTCCGCCCACTGGCCGTAGGCCGCGCGCCGACGCGCAACGCAACCGGTCTCGGCTCATCGCCGCCGCGCGAGCGGTCGTCGACGAGGACGGCGGTCTCGGCAGCTTGGACCGCGTTGCGCAAGAGGCCGGCGTGAGCATTGCGACGTTGTATCGGCACTTTCCTCAGCGTGACGCGTTGATCGAAGCGATCTACACCGAGGAAGTCGACGCTCTCGTGACCGCGGCCCGAGAGCTTGGAGCCGAACGCGACCCAATCGAGGCACTTCGCGAGTGGTTGCTGCTGTTCGTCGAGTTCCTCGACACCAAGAGGGGGATGTCGGAAGTCCTCGGCACGCTGTTGCGTGGCCCTGACGCGCTCTTCCGTGACTCGACCGAGCGGTTGTCGTCCAGCGTCGCTGAGCTGGTTCTTCAGGCTCAGAGCTCTGGGCAGTTGAGTGCTGGTATTGACCCGGTCGATCTGTTGCGCGCGCTCGGCGGTGTCGCGTCGGTGAATCCCAGCGAAGCGTGGCGGGCCTCTGCGGTCGGACTCGTCGATGTCCTGCTGCGAGGACTTCAGCATCGAGACGACGCCGGGAACGAGACGCGGCCGTGATGGCCGCTTCAGCGGGCTGGGCCAGCTCGCTGTGCTAACTGGATGGCCGGCAAGGCGTCACTCTGCAGATCGAGCCCGGCGTAGCCAGATGGTTCTACGTGCTGGAACTCGGTGGAGTTCCGGTTTAACGTCTAGCCCGCCGTTCAATCCCACCTTGAGTGCGACACCCATCGGGCGGATAGTGTCATGGACACAGGGGAAGGCCACGGCCGTCGCCGGCAGGCCCGACCTCACGCCGCGCGGTGCACCTGGCGGCGTCGACGATGACCATCACCGACAGGCACGGGGAGTGGCACATGGCTGAGGCGACCGAGATCCCTTCCTTCCGACCCAGCAGCGACTGGTACGAGGACTGGCCCTTCGGCGTGGACACCTCCGTTCAGGTCGAGGCGTGCGTCACCGGTTCCGCGGCGGATCGCGCGGTGGAGGCGTTCCTGGAGCCTCTCACGCGCGACCCGGGCGCCGACGGCGCGGGCGGGGTCCGCGTCCATTACTGGGGCGGGTTCACCGTCGAGTCCGCGCCCTTGACCGACGAGGACGGGTGGCGGATCGTCCTGGCCTCGGCGGGGGAGGACGGCTTCGACTCCTTGGAGACGGCGGCCGACGCGCTCGTCGACGCGCTTCGCGGGACGCCAGGCGAGGTCCGGCTGGCCTGGCATGAGCTGCCGGCAACCCGCGTGACGGAGGCGGACCAGGGCGACCGCTGACCGCGAGCGGGTGACCCGGACAGGGCCCGCGCAGCCCGCCCGATCGGCGCAGCCACCTACGATTGCGTGGTGCCACAGATCGAATCTGGTCACTGAGATTCGTGCATTGCCGGAGCGGTGCTTCGAGCTCAGCCTGTCCGTGGATGCGCATCAGGCGTCGATGTCCGACTCCGGGGAACGCGTCGTCGACGGGGTGGCGACCGGTGTGATGCATCTTGGGGACTTCGTGACGTGGAGGGCTAGGCACTTCGGGCTCCCTTTCACCGATGACGTCGGTCATCAGCGAATACGAAGCTCCTCATCGATTCGTGGACGAGCAGGTTTCGGGCCCATTTCGACGCTGGTGGCACGAGCACCGATTCAGCGCGACGGCAGAGGGGACTCGCATGACCGACATCGTCGAGTTCGAGTCGCCAGCCGGACCGCTCGGGCGGGCCGTGAACTCACTCGTCCTGACCCAATACATGACAAAGCTGTTGCGTCAGCGAAACGCCTGGTTGCTGGAGGCGCTGTCTCCTCCGGGAGCCTGACGCGCTGCACAGCGGGTGGGAAGTTGTGGTGAGGGCTCAAAGCCGGTGCTATCGTTGGTGATAGCGCAGGAGGTGATCGCTGATGTCATCCATTATCGTTCGAGGTCTCGACGAGGCGGTGAAGCGGCAACTCGCCAAGCAGGCAAAGGAGCGCGGTCGCTCCATGGAGGCCGAGGTCCGCGACATCCTCACCAGGGCTGCTCGGCGGCCACACATCGGCATGGCATTGCTGGCGGCCGCGCAGGACGTCGGGGGTGTCGAGGGCCTGGCGGTTCCAGAACGCGATGACGTCGCCCGGTGGGTGGACTTCGAGTGATCGTCCTCGACACGAACGTCATCTCGGAGATCTTCCGGCCCACGCCGGAGCAGCGCGTGGTCCGGTGGCTCGCGTCATTGACGGACGATGTTGCGATCACATCGATCACTCTCGCGGAGTTGCTGGCTGGGGTGCGCCGGCTTCCGGACGGCCGGCGCAAGGATGCACTGGCCTCACGGATCGACGCGGCGATCGAGCCGTACCGGGGGAGTCGTTCGATACTGCCCTTTGACGATGCTGCGGCCGAGCACTACGCGACTGTGCTCGCGGCTCGTGAGGCGGCGGGCGCCGCGATCAGCACCGCGGATGCCCAGATCGCTGCCATCTGCCTGGCGCACGACGCCAGGTGTGCGACGCGTAACGTGAAGGACTTCGAGCACACGGGCGTGACGCTGGTCGATCCGTGGAGGTGCGACGTGTGAAGCCTCGTTCGATCGAGATGCTCGCTCACTAAGACCTCGCCCTTGCCGATCGCATGACTGCCGGGTCCAACGTGTGGCGGCATTGTCACTGACGCATCAAACCCGTGGCAGGAGGCCGCGGACCGTGCGAGCCTGGCCGCGTGGCCATCACGATGACGACCCCCTCGACCGCTGACCTTCCCCGGGTGATCGACACGGTGGCGTCGTGGCAGCGCGACGGCGCCCCCGTCCAGGTCCATCCCGGCGACCTGGGCTGGTACCAACGCTTCGGCGCCGAAGCGCTCGCGGGGGCATTGCGGGAGTGGGCTCGCGATGGGGAGACGGTGGCGGTCGGGTTCCTCGACGAGTCGGAACTGATCCGTATGGCGATCGCCCCCGAGGCGGGTGGGGACGAGGGCATCGCCCACCACGTCGCCGACGACTTCGTCGAAGCCCTGGGCGAACTGCTGCCGCCGGGCCGGGCGATCGTCGAGGCCAGGTTCGGGACCGCGCTCCAGCAGGTCCTGACCGACCGGGGTTGGGGAGCCGACGACCCGTGGACGCCGCTGCACCGGGACCTCGCGCAGCCGGTTCCGCCCTCCACACTGCGGATCGAGGTCGTCGGGCCGGGGTTGGTGCAGGAGCGGGTCAGGGTCGAGGTGGCGGCCTTCCCCGGATCGTCGTTCTCGGTCGATCGCTGGCGGCAGATGGCCGACGGCCACGCCTATCGCCACGCCGCGTGTCTCCTCGGGTATGATGAGCAGGGGGTCGCCGTCGCCGCGACCACGGTGTGGTCGGCGGGTCGCGACCGACCGGGGGTCATCGAGCCGTTGGGCGTCCACGGCGGTCACCGCGGGCGCGGGCACGGACGCGCGATGACCCTGGCGGCAGCCGGGCAGATGCGCCGGATGGGGTGCTCGAGCGCCAGGGTGGCGACGCCGTCGTCGAACACGGCAGCCGTCGCGACGTATCAGGCTGCGGGCTTCGTGACGCCGGGCGAGGTCACCGACTTCTGTCGGCCCTGACCGGCGGCCCGGGGATGCGTGACTTTGAGGAGCTGGTCGCCGAGGCAGTCGCGGCCGACGTCACGGGTTGGGGCTTCGCCTGGCTGGCAGGACGGGCGACGGAGGAACGACCGCCGTGGGGCTTCTCCCGACAGGCGGCCGGGCGCCTCGCGCGGGCCGAGTGCGGGTTGGACATCGACACCGGCGGCGGTGAGGTGATCGACGAAGCACCCGTCCTGCCGCCGCGCATGGTGGTGACCGAGTCCTGGCCGCCCAACGCACAGCGAGCACGGGAGCTGTTGGGGCCGCGCGGGGTGCGCGTCGTCGAGACCCGGCCAGGGGCCCCGTTGCCGTTCCGGGACGGGACGTTCGACCTGGTGACCGCGCGACACCCGGTCGCACCCGACTGGGCAGAGATCCACCGCGTCCTGCGTCCCGGCGGGCACTACTTCGCCCAGCACGTGGGACCCGGTTCGGCCTTCGAACTCATCGAGTACTTCCTGGGGCCACTGCCGGAAGAGCGTCGGGGCCGCGATCCGCGGCGTGAGACGGCACAGGCCGAGGGGGTCGGTCTGGAGGTCGTGGGGCTGGGGACCGCCCGGTGCCGGATGGAGTTCTTCGATGTGGGAGCCATCGTCTGGATCCTGCGCAAGTGCGTGTGGTGGGTGCCGGACTTCACCGTCGAGCGGTACGAGGACGCCCTCCGTGCACTGGACCGGATGATGCGCGGGGGACAACCGTTCGTGGCCCACTCGACCCGGCACCTCCTCGACCTGCGCCGCCCCGGCGACCGGGCCTGACGCCCGATCACCGCGGGGGTGGTTGCCCCGCGTAACGCTCGTGCACGGCTATGAGCAGGTCCCGGACGCAGCGCGGCCCCGTCTCATAGTCCTGCCGGAGTCCGATGACCCCGGGTTCCCTCGGGAGCAGCCACGGTGGCCGTGTCCGTCACACTGGTAGACGGTCCGGGCCACTGGTGCACCGTCCGGACATTCCACCAGTGCCTCCAACCGTCTACCAGTGGGCCGAACTGCGCACTCTCGCTGCAGGCAGGGAGGGAACCGCAGGCGCACATCGACCGTCGCAGTATCGGCTCCGACCGAGAGCCACACACAACGAAAGGGGAACGGGACGGGTCGTCATCGGCCCGGCACCGGACGATATGGAACCTATGACAATCAGGTACAGCAAGCCGCTGGCGATCACGCTCCTCGTGGTGGGTCTCCTGCTGCTTGGGGTCTCGCTCATGACCGAGCAGTGGATCTCGGTGGTCGCGGGCGGGATCCTGGCCCTGGTCGGCGCGCTGAACCTGGCCAACCCGACCATCAAGATCGAGCCGCACGAGGTGCAGCTGCGCAACCCGCTCGGCATGACCCTGAAGCGGTTCCCCGTGACGGGTCCCGCCGACCTCCGCTTCGAGGGCAACCGGCTGGTGCACGTGCCCCAGGGCAAGCGGATCACCAGCCTCGGGTTCGGCTTCGACAAGGGCGACGTCAGCGCGCTCCGGTCCCAGGTCCAGCCCGGCGCCTGATCCCAGCAGGTATACCCGGCGCGTGACGGCGTCAGCCGTCGGCGAGCCAGGCGAGCGCCGCCGTGACCAGGGCCCGGGTGCCCGTGTCGAGGGTCGGTTGGACGACCGGTGCGAAGAACGGTGAGTGGTTGCTCGGGACGTCCCGGGCCAGGGTGCCCGCGGCCTGTGCCTGCGCATAGGCCGCCGGGTCCACCCCGCCGATGCCCCAGTAGGAGTAGGGGGCACCGAGCGCCGCGGGGATGTCGCTGAAGTCCTCGCTCGCCGACTGCAACGCCAGGTCCACGGAGGCCTCCCCGAACTCGGCGTCGAAGGCGTCCCGGACACGCCCGGTCGCGGCCGGGTCGTTCTCGGTCACCGGGAACGACCCGAACACCCCGATGTCGGGCTCCCGGGGAGAGCCGGACGCCTGGCACTCGGCGACCACGATCCGGCGGACCGCGGCGATGAGGGCCTCCCTGGTCTCCGGCTGGTAGCTGCGCAGATTGAGCTGGAGCACCGCCCGGTCGCCGATCACGTTGCTCTTGGACCCGCCCTGGATGCTGCCGACCGTCAGCACGGCCGGGTCGGTGGGCGCGACCTCGCGGGAGACGACGGTCTGGAGACGGACCACGATCATGGCCGCGAGCACGACGGGATCGACCCCGAACTGTGGCATCGAGCCGTGGCTGCCCCTGCCGTACACCGTGATCCGCATGCTGTCGGAGGCGGACAGGGTCGGGCCGGGGCGGGTCGCCACCTGCCCGGCGGGGAAGGCCAGCACGTGTTGGCCCAGGGCGACGTCCACGGTGCCGACCAGGTCGGCCAGCCCGTCCTCCACCATGCCCTTCGCGCCGTCGCCCACCTCCTCGGCCGGTTGGAAGAGCACGACGACCGTGCCCTGCCATGCGGTCCGGTCGGCGGCGAGGAGGGCCGCGGCGCCCAACAGGCAGGTGATGTGCACGTCGTGTCCGCACGCGTGCATGACGGGGACCCGGTTCCCCTCCGGATCCGTGGCCTCGACCGTGCTCGCGTAGTCGAGGCCGGTCTGTTCCTGCACCGGGAGCGCGTCGATGTCAGCCCGGAGCAGCACCGTGGGGCCGTCTCCGTTGCGCAGGAGTCCGACCACGCCGGTCCCGCCGATGCCGGTGTGCACGGCATACCCCAGCTCGGTCAGCTTCTCGGCCACCTGGGCGGCGGTGC contains:
- a CDS encoding HNH endonuclease, with protein sequence MEGSTTTTPSDRPVAVGELEALLRRLAHPAPDLDDMGRIDQIEVLERLKGACAGAQARLAVDYATSRRDDMRHRGVSTRDAQRSIGAEVALARRESPARGRGHLRLAQALIADMPTTHRALLDGRITEFAAGLVVRATAGLSPADRAAVDARLADSLVTVSETKLEATARALAYELDPEAFVARARKAATDRRVTIRPAPDVMSYVTALLPVEEGVACYAALTQQADALRRSGDERTRGQIAADTFVERVTGRSPATGVDVEVQVVMTDRSLFAGAETSGRIPGFGPIPAELARDLARRGTTRPEVPDDPLREVARAWIRRVFLAPEDASVRDLDSGRRAFDGRLRRLVVARDQVCRTPWCGAPVRHADHVVPVSGAGRTTTRNGQGLCEACNYIKETLGWSSQVVRQPDGRDVVETTTPTGHLYRSAAPPCLDSMTDLPTDWAAARDGPADTPEADLRAAVEAWQRLVEEYRDEEAGAADPYDLEDDVMAALWADAGGDDEDGLAG
- a CDS encoding PaaX family transcriptional regulator C-terminal domain-containing protein — protein: MPRADPREKVFFAFGIAGRTELPAAALVAILGDLGLTAPGARSLLARMERTGAVEGIRAGRRVTYRPAGPSRSGFERVRAKGESPGADWDGSYEAVFFSVPETERAYRDDLRRKARNLGFGALRPGVLIHADHGRGDVLTRQVGPPPAGGRVFAGRLVMDLPDARTAAQEAWSLDGLAARYRTFASACLAAVAGASRVRVEDAVAEYARVSLAAHAVLLEGPELPAELLPTDWPHAELAAALRTLHSAYEPALSARLAMLLT
- the ychF gene encoding redox-regulated ATPase YchF, whose product is MALTIGIVGLPNVGKSTLFNALTKNTVLAANYPFATIEPNIGVVPLADPRLARLAEIFGSARILPAPVSFVDIAGIVRGASEGEGLGNKFLANIREADAICQVVRAFVDDDVVHVDGKVSPKDDIETINTELILADLQTLETAIPRLEKEVKGKKTDKEVLDTALAAQRVLEEGTTLFVGGEAAGVDAKLAKGLGLLTTKPFLYVFNLDEDGLTDASLHDELAALVAPAEAIYLNAKLEADLAELDPEDAAELLESVGVTEPGLEQLARVGFQNLGLQTYLTAGPKETRAWTITKGWTAPQAAGVIHTDFQRGFIKAEVVSFDDLDAAGSMAEARAAGKVRMEGKDYVMADGDVVEFRFNV
- a CDS encoding TetR/AcrR family transcriptional regulator, whose amino-acid sequence is MSTAADALTEHVIDLISKSGLETLSVRSVASRAGVSIGAVQHHFPTKAAMLRAALRTVIARSAERYGQATSAQDARGRLVTLLKLLIPSGIDDPTARVWVAFSARALTDPEIGEVYRDLWVRLRAEVATLITECDTDAENVNARATTVLALADGLTIDVLAGAITVEEARTIITRWAEGAAQ
- a CDS encoding SDR family NAD(P)-dependent oxidoreductase, with amino-acid sequence MPDLTVLITGATDGIGRRLATRFARPGNHLLLHGRDARRGADAVAEAESAGASAHFLPADLASLDDVRVLAHTVLDTCDQLDILVNNAGISVPGGPREQTPEGFERHLAVNYLAPFLMTRLLLPTLSAARPSRIVNVVSAGQSSISFDDLMLNSGYSGTRAYGQSKVALGMLTFDLAQEHATSVLTANCLHPGTHLDTTMVRAAGIAPSGSADQGAQAVFRLATDPSLADTTGHYFDGTRRSRMHPQAYDTDARAQLRRISERLTGLVH
- a CDS encoding TetR/AcrR family transcriptional regulator: MSPPTGRRPRADAQRNRSRLIAAARAVVDEDGGLGSLDRVAQEAGVSIATLYRHFPQRDALIEAIYTEEVDALVTAARELGAERDPIEALREWLLLFVEFLDTKRGMSEVLGTLLRGPDALFRDSTERLSSSVAELVLQAQSSGQLSAGIDPVDLLRALGGVASVNPSEAWRASAVGLVDVLLRGLQHRDDAGNETRP
- a CDS encoding FitA-like ribbon-helix-helix domain-containing protein — its product is MSSIIVRGLDEAVKRQLAKQAKERGRSMEAEVRDILTRAARRPHIGMALLAAAQDVGGVEGLAVPERDDVARWVDFE
- a CDS encoding type II toxin-antitoxin system VapC family toxin, producing MIVLDTNVISEIFRPTPEQRVVRWLASLTDDVAITSITLAELLAGVRRLPDGRRKDALASRIDAAIEPYRGSRSILPFDDAAAEHYATVLAAREAAGAAISTADAQIAAICLAHDARCATRNVKDFEHTGVTLVDPWRCDV
- a CDS encoding GNAT family N-acetyltransferase; its protein translation is MAITMTTPSTADLPRVIDTVASWQRDGAPVQVHPGDLGWYQRFGAEALAGALREWARDGETVAVGFLDESELIRMAIAPEAGGDEGIAHHVADDFVEALGELLPPGRAIVEARFGTALQQVLTDRGWGADDPWTPLHRDLAQPVPPSTLRIEVVGPGLVQERVRVEVAAFPGSSFSVDRWRQMADGHAYRHAACLLGYDEQGVAVAATTVWSAGRDRPGVIEPLGVHGGHRGRGHGRAMTLAAAGQMRRMGCSSARVATPSSNTAAVATYQAAGFVTPGEVTDFCRP
- a CDS encoding class I SAM-dependent methyltransferase is translated as MRDFEELVAEAVAADVTGWGFAWLAGRATEERPPWGFSRQAAGRLARAECGLDIDTGGGEVIDEAPVLPPRMVVTESWPPNAQRARELLGPRGVRVVETRPGAPLPFRDGTFDLVTARHPVAPDWAEIHRVLRPGGHYFAQHVGPGSAFELIEYFLGPLPEERRGRDPRRETAQAEGVGLEVVGLGTARCRMEFFDVGAIVWILRKCVWWVPDFTVERYEDALRALDRMMRGGQPFVAHSTRHLLDLRRPGDRA